In Quercus robur chromosome 10, dhQueRobu3.1, whole genome shotgun sequence, a genomic segment contains:
- the LOC126702994 gene encoding bidirectional sugar transporter SWEET12-like, which yields MVSTHSPLVFSFGILGNIISFVVFLAPVPTFIRVCKKKSTEGFQSVPYVVALFSAMVWLYYASLKSNEILLITANTIGCVVETIYIAIYIAFAPKQARIFTLRLLILMNFGGFCLILLLSHFLAQGETRVRVLGWVCVAFSVSVFAAPLSIMRVVIRTKSVEFMPFYLSLFLTLSAIVWHLYGVLQKDLYVALPNILGFIFGVLQMVLYMIYKNYKTVIDDEKLSESKADIVNLSMSETNVCSQPNSDEKGSDTQNEHEQKDQDVKTTEASNQGQLLSVKCEV from the exons ATGGTTTCCACTCACAGTCCCTTGGTCTTTTCGTTTGGCATTCTTG GTAACATTATATCCTTCGTGGTTTTTCTAGCCCCAGT ACCAACCTTTATTAGGGTTTGTAAGAAGAAATCAACAGAAGGGTTTCAATCAGTTCCATATGTGGTTGCACTATTTAGCGCCATGGTTTGGTTATACTATGCATCACTTAAATCTAATGAAATCCTTCTTATTACTGCAAACACAATCGGTTGTGTTGTGGAAACCATTTACATTGCCATTTACATCGCTTTTGCACCAAAGCAAGCCAGG ATTTTCACGTTGAGGCTTCTTATTCTGATGAACTTCGGGGGATTTTGCTTGATACTTCTTCTCTCACACTTCTTAGCTCAAGGAGAAACTCGTGTCCGAGTTCTTGGTTGGGTTTGTGTAGCTTTTTCTGTGTCCGTCTTTGCAGCACCTCTAAGCATCATG CGGGTGGTCATACGCACGAAGAGCGTAGAGTTCATGCCATTTTATTTATCACTTTTTCTCACACTCAGCGCAATCGTGTGGCATTTATATGGGGTACTACAGAAGGATTTGTATGTTGCG CTTCCAAACATATTGGGTTTCATCTTTGGGGTGCTTCAGATGGTACTTTATATGATCTACAAGAATTACAAGACAGTTATAGACGATGAAAAGCTATCAGAAAGCAAAGCTGATATTGTAAACCTGAGCATGTCTGAGACAAATGTGTGCTCTCAGCCCAATTCAGATGAAAAAGGGAGTGACACTCAAAATGAGCATGAACAAAAAGATCAAGATGTGAAAACCACGGAAGCATCCAACCAAGGCCAGTTATTATCTGTTAAGTGTGAAGTTTAA